From one Cydia strobilella chromosome 24, ilCydStro3.1, whole genome shotgun sequence genomic stretch:
- the LOC134752034 gene encoding late histone H1-like, which yields MADTAVAADAPAPATPAKKPKASASAGAKKPKAKPTHPKTSEMVNSAIKELKERSGSSLQAIKKYIAAQYKVDAEKLAPFIRKYLKSAVESGALIQTKGKGASGSFKLESKSSSAGKKPAAAKKSSAAKSSAAAKKPAAAKPAKAKKAAASPAKPKAATKDKKAAAAKKKPAAKKPSTPAKGKSAAAPKAKKTAKPPTKKPKAPKPKKAAAAPKAKPAAKKAASKK from the coding sequence atggccgaCACCGCAGTTGCTGCCGACGCTCCCGCCCCGGCGACGCCCGCGAAGAAGCCTAAGGCGTCCGCCTCCGCTGGCGCTAAGAAGCCTAAGGCGAAACCCACCCACCCTAAGACGTCCGAGATGGTTAACAGCGCCATCAAGGAGTTGAAGGAGAGAAGCGGTTCGTCCCTGCAGGCTATCAAGAAGTACATCGCCGCCCAGTACAAGGTCGACGCCGAGAAGCTGGCCCCTTTCATCAGAAAATATCTTAAGAGCGCAGTCGAATCCGGCGCACTCATTCAGACCAAAGGCAAGGGCGCGTCCGGCTCCTTCAAACTGGAGTCGAAGTCATCATCGGCCGGCAAGAAGCCCGCCGCGGCCAAGAAATCTAGCGCCGCTAAATCTTCAGCCGCCGCTAAGAAGCCCGCCGCAGCTAAGCCCGCTAAGGCGAAGAAGGCCGCTGCGTCCCCGGCCAAGCCTAAGGCCGCCACGAAGGACAAGAAGGCTGCCGCCGCCAAGAAGAAGCCCGCCGCGAAGAAACCTTCCACCCCCGCCAAGGGCAAGAGCGCCGCCGCGCCTAAGGCCAAGAAGACCGCGAAGCCGCCGACCAAGAAGCCTAAAGCTCCCAAGCCCAAGAAGGCCGCGGCCGCTCCCAAAGCGAAGCCCGCCGCCAAGAAGGCTGCCTCGAAGAAGTAA
- the LOC134752037 gene encoding histone H2A — protein MSGRGKGGKVKGKAKSRSNRAGLQFPVGRIHRLLRKGNYAERVGAGAPVYLAAVMEYLAAEVLELAGNAARDNKKTRIIPRHLQLAIRNDEELNKLLSGVTIAQGGVLPNIQAVLLPKKTEKKA, from the coding sequence ATGTCTGGACGCGGTAAAGGTGGCAAGGTTAAGGGAAAGGCAAAGTCCCGTTCTAACCGTGCCGGACTTCAGTTCCCCGTCGGTCGTATCCACAGGCTTCTACGCAAGGGCAACTACGCCGAGCGCGTCGGTGCCGGTGCCCCGGTGTACCTAGCCGCCGTCATGGAGTACCTGGCCGCTGAGGTTCTCGAGTTGGCAGGCAACGCCGCTCGCGACAACAAGAAGACCAGGATCATCCCTAGGCATCTCCAGCTGGCGATCCGCAACGACGAGGAGTTGAACAAGCTCCTCTCCGGTGTGACCATCGCCCAGGGTGGTGTGCTGCCTAACATTCAGGCCGTGCTCCTGCCCAAGAAGACCGAGAAGAAGGCTTAA
- the LOC134752438 gene encoding histone H4: MTGRGKGGKGLGKGGAKRHRKVLRDNIQGITKPAIRRLARRGGVKRISGLIYEETRGVLKVFLENVIRDAVTYTEHAKRKTVTAMDVVYALKRQGRTLYGFGG; this comes from the coding sequence ATGACCGGTCGCGGTAAGGGAGGTAAAGGTCTGGGGAAAGGAGGAGCCAAGCGCCACAGGAAGGTGCTCCGTGATAACATCCAGGGTATCACCAAGCCCGCCATCCGTCGTCTCGCCCGCAGAGGTGGCGTCAAGCGTATCTCCGGCCTGATCTACGAGGAGACCCGCGGCGTTCTCAAGGTGTTCCTCGAGAACGTGATCCGTGACGCGGTCACCTACACCGAGCACGCCAAGAGGAAGACCGTCACCGCCATGGACGTCGTCTACGCTCTGAAGCGTCAAGGCCGCACCCTCTACGGTTTCGGAGGTTAA
- the LOC134752036 gene encoding histone H2B, whose product MPPKTSGKAAKKSGKAQKNISKSDSKKKKKHKRKESYAIYIYKVLKQVHPDTGISSKAMSIMNSFVNDIFERIAAEASRLAHYNKRSTITSREVQTSVRLLLPGELAKHAVSEGTKAVTKYTSSK is encoded by the coding sequence ATGCCACCCAAGACTAGCGGTAAGGCCGCCAAGAAATCCGGCAAGGCCCAGAAGAACATCTCCAAGTCGGActcgaagaaaaagaagaagcataAGCGCAAGGAGAGCTACGCCATTTACATCTACAAGGTGCTCAAGCAGGTCCACCCCGACACCGGTATCTCCAGCAAGGCCATGTCGATCATGAACTCTTTCGTGAACGACATCTTCGAGCGCATCGCCGCCGAGGCCTCCCGCCTCGCTCACTACAACAAGAGGTCCACCATCACCAGCAGGGAGGTGCAGACATCCGTGAGGCTCTTGCTGCCCGGTGAGCTCGCCAAGCACGCCGTCAGTGAAGGCACCAAGGCCGTCACCAAGTACACCAGCTCCAAGTAA